From the Aspergillus puulaauensis MK2 DNA, chromosome 1, nearly complete sequence genome, the window GTTCGACATGACGAGAAGACGTCATTTACAGCGAGTAACCTCGTGTGGAAAGGATGATGGTTTGGACAGTCCCCACGCTTGGTGGAAATTCCTTGGGAGATTGAAGCTGGGGAACAATCTGAACCCCTCGCGCGCTTGCGGGAAAGCGCGCGGTTCAACACAATCTCTCTCCAGGTTGTGCGTGGTTATCTTTTTGCGGGAGAAACTGGACCTGAAAGCCGACATGCCCTAATACGTAGGTTACGTGAAGGAGTAAAGCTTGAGGGGTATTGTAGAGTGGTTTGATTTTAGGCTGTCATAGTAGTGTAAGTACGTGGTGACGAGAAGATGCTCGGTGTTATTGTCAAGAATGTACCACAACAACCTATCAGAGACTAAAGCTGTTTAACTCTTCACTCGCAGTACTGTCCGCCAGCAcccaagccctaactaaGTATAGGGAAGGAGTCAGTATAGGGAGTCATCCGGCGCAGCAAGAATTAACTGAATTATGCAAACCAACTGCATAAAGCCATCGTCGAAGAattggaggcggagggtcAGCCGACAGTCATCTCCTGTATATGACCACCGCCACAGTGGCTGGTGGGGTCCAGCCTATGAGGTAATGTGTATTTCACCACCCGCAACTGAGCTACTATTTAGTACGAGTCTCCGCATTATTAATGCACCTGCAGACAGCTCTTCATCATTCAGTCTTGGTCGCCCATGAGCTTCACACGCGCCACTCGACCATTCCACAAGGTCCTTGTTCGTTCCATAAACCCGTCATTGCCGCGACCGCCTTCTAGAGCCATGCATATCCAGTCGCTTCCTATGTGTATACCTCTCTTGGGATCTTTATCAATCAATGGACGTCCGCTGATGTTTACTCAGGGACTGGGAAGGGCAATAACTATGCCTACCTGGTAACTGATGAACCGACGAAGCAGTCGGTCATTATTGACCCTGCTAATCCGCCAGAGTAAGTCTCTTGTTGGGTTAGATGAGGTGCTGGACTATGCTAAGATGTACAGGGTTGTCCCAGAATTAGAGGCCCAAACCAAGGCCGGGAAGATCAATCTGACGGCTATTGTAAACACGCATCAGTATGATTAACCTCCTTTGAAATTAAAGTGCATGATATACTAACAGACGCCAGCCACTGGGACCACTCAGGTGGCAACAACGAGGTGCTCAAGACCTTCAAAGTCCCCATCATTGGCGGCAAAGAATGCCAGTCTGTCACGAGAACCCCAGCCAACGGGGAGGTCTTCAAGATCGGAGACCGCATCTCCGTGACGGCCCTATACACCCCATGCCACACGCAAGATAGCATTTGCTACTTCGTGCAGGACGGGAATGACAAGGCTGTTTTTACCGGCGATACGCTTTTCATTGGTGGTATGCTTAGCTAGGATTCTGTCTTATGGCTGAAGCTTTTTGCTAATTTGTTTATTGTATAGGATGTGGTCGGTTCTTCGAGGGCACAGCGCCTGAGATGCATAAGGCGTTGAATGAGACGCTGGCTGCTCTTCCGGACGACACGAGGGTTTATGTATGTTGCGATGCCTAACCGTCACTGGGATGCGACTAACAGTATATAGCCTGGACACGAGTACACCAAGGGCAACGTCAAGTTCTGCCTTGCGGTATCGCAGTCCGAGCCCATCAAGAAATTGCAGGCCTTCGCGGATGCCAACAAGCAGACCCAGGGCAAGTTCACGATTGGCGATGAGAAGGTATGTCATTCGCAAAGCGCCTGATGGGCCAACGTGgctaatattaatctagCTTCATAACGTCTTCATGCGTGTCACTGTAAGTCAAGCCTTCAACCAGCAGTACGACCCAGAAAAGCTAACAATAACATCGTAGGACCCCGAAATCCAGAAGAAAACAGGCAAGACAAACCCCGTCGATGTCATGGCCGCTCTGCGCGAGATGAAGAATGCAATGTAATGACCAACTTTACTCGTGAAGTTAAAACAAGTCCGAAGAATATGAATGCCATTCAAATATAAATCAAGTATAAACTACGTTCGTAATTTGATTGTTTCCCGTCTTACCACCCAGCCTCCCATTCCCATAGTTAAATGGGGTCCAAGCCGGGCTATCGTTCAGGGACTCTGGCCAAAGACCAGATCTGTATAGAATTCATCTTGCTTCTCTGTCCACACTCACTCGCTCTGGTGTTTAATTTCGACAGCGATGAGCTCTAGCAATTTGGAAGCtgttctatataaaaaacaaaacaaaacaaaacaaaacaaaaaatttGAAAAAAAATTATCGTCTCGGGCGGACAAAGTAGCAGGATTGACGAGTGACGCTCAGGGCAGCATTAAGCACCTGGTTCGGTCAGATCAATCAGATCCTATCGTAAATATGTATCCCAGCAATGAATCCATTTGGTAAAATGGCCAATTGCACCAGTTGACAAGACTCAGTCGCCCAAATTCCTGGTCGACACCGGAATGGCGGGTGGAtgtagaagaagaagatccgcCCACAAAAAATCTCTTTAAAAGGCGGTGCGCATCACGTGACGTCCATACGAACCCACTCGGAGCTTCACCAGTTCACCTTGGAGCTCTCCGGTAGATACGGAACTTAACCAGTCAATTccggcgcagcagcagcccgaCATTCCAATTAATACCTAATCGTGCAAATGCAATGATATGAAAAGAACCCAACTAAAATGGAATCCGtcctccgccacctcctccgcaCCACAACTCCGCGCTCCATCCTCCGCTTAACCTACTACACAGCGGGAATCGGCACAACCGCCGCCCTATTCTGGGAGAATGTGATGATGTTCCAGCTCTCCGAGGGGCCCTCGATGTACCCGACTTTCTCGCCGCGCGGCGACTACCTCCTCGTCTCGAAGATGCATAAGTATGGTCGCGCGATTGAAGTCGGGGATGTGGTGCGCTTCTACCACCCGAGCTTTTTAGGTGTCAATGGCGCGAAGAGGGTTATTGGGCTACCTGGGGATTTTGTTTGTCGGGATGAGGCGCTTAGTACGGGGGTTGGGGGGAATGGGGAGATGATAAGGGTATGCATGCATGCTGTTGAATCTTCTTTCTGGAGATGGGGTTTGTGCTAATGATTATGGCGGTAGGTGCCGGAAGGACATGTTTACGTAGGTGGGGATAATCTGCCGTGGTCGAGGGATTCGAGGAATTATGGGCCGCTGCCGATGGGGTTGATCAATGGGAAGGTTATTGCGAGGATTTGGCCGCTGTCGAAGATACAGTGGGTGGAGAATTCGCTGAAGCCTGCTCAAGAGGCTATGGAGTGAAGGGGGTGTTGCTATAAGGACCTGCTTTTGTATAGTACGCATGCATGGCTGGAGTTTGGAGTTGGGTTTGAACTTGTGAAAGGTTGCTATATTCATACATATGGTTGTACAATACATCTAGGAAAGAAATGTGATAGAACAAGAACAGTGGTGGAACGATAACTGAGGTTACCGGAAGGTAGAGGGGTTCCTTCTCTTGTAAGGCAGAGCCTCGCTTCTCTTGCGTCGGAGCTCCATTTCGGCTTCGGGGAAGCCAATCTGCTTCATGACTTCCGCTGTGTCCTCATCCCAGAGAGTTCGGAACAGGTGCGCTCCAATGGGCTTGAGGTGATACCGCGCTTGTAATGtgcggaggagggtgttgtcgCGGCTGGTTTCCTTCGCCTTGACGGCCGCAAAGTCCAAAGGCTTGTTGTTTTTCTGCTCCAAGATGAAGAGCGACAATCGGTGGTAGGGGCTGCCCTTCTGAGCAACAGGGGGAAGCCAGGGCATGACCAGCTGCGACTCTGtcgagagctgggagaggtCGACCTTGGTGTTGATAGCCGAGATGGGGATGTTGACGGCAAGGTAGTGCATCTTGTAATCGAAGCTGTCCTCCTCGACGTTGGGAACGTCCGAATCGACGACAGCGATAGTTACCAGCTTCTCTTCACCGTCGAACACTTGCACGTCGAGTTTAGGGGCGCTGGTGCTGACCAAAGAGTTGACAAATTCTCCAGGCTGCACGGCCTTTCTGTTGAAATAAAGCTTGGTGTCGACAGCCGGGTCGCAATGGGGAAGAACGTCGGGAATCACTTTCATTTGCGTAATTCGTTGGATGATGATCTTGCGGCGGTACTCTCTCCATTTCTGATCGGCGAGGTAGCGGTAGATAGGTTTGCTCATGTCACCTGTTCGTGGTAAGCATCTTTGTTAAAAAACCGAGATATGTTTAACTACCTTGTCCATCTTcaaacttcttcttcaccaaaGGATCGTTGATATCAGCGAGaaccttgagcttctcaaggTGTATCTCCAACGCGCGGATCCGGGAGTGGGTAGAGTTCTTCGCTCGCTCCTCTGCCGGCAGAGCCTGGATCTTCGCAATCTTCTCACTAGTAGCGGTaatttcctccagcttctgttCTCGATCCGAAAGTAGGACCTTGCGTGCTTCCTGGAAACATTGGTAGGGAAGCTGTTCGATAGGCACGCTGGACGCACCCTGCAGCGCGGCACGACGTCGACGAGATCCGACCGGCAAGATACCCTGTCGCATCAATCTTCGCTCTAACCGGGGACTTGACACAAGTGATGGATCGGGCGATTTATAAAACGGTTGGCTCGCGGCTTCGGTCTGGGCTTCCTCCTGGGCGACTACCGTAGTCTGGAAAGCGCGCGTCGTCTGCAGCTGGAGGCCAGAGAGGCCCCTCATTGAGGACCTCTGAAGGCATTGAATGAGAGGCCGAGAGGCCCGCTCGCAATGGGCCATCGTTCCTGGAAAATGGGCGACTGGGTGAAAATGGAGGTAAACGGAGACGGTCGACTTGCTGGCGGGTTGATGCTGAACTCTGGCCGGgaacttttttttcctggTTGTGCCAAGCCTCACCACTAGTGCCAAACCACCGCCCCGACTGAACTTTTGGCTGCTCTCAATCCGACTGCTCACCTTGGGTTTTGGCATTTGCTCAATTCAATTACCCTTTGCCGCAAACCTCGTCGCAATGGCTGGGAACAACGTTTTCAGCACCTTCAAATGGCTGTCTCGCAGCTCAAGGGGTCTCCTTTCTGGCGCTGAGGCCACCACGGTATGATTTACAGTCGGCCACTTGAAGAGAATCGCAGGATTGACAGCTCAATAGCAACGTTGCCTTTCACGATCGATGGCCACGGAGTCACCGGCAGCCAGCAGTGAGTATCTTTCGAGAGAAGCCCTCCAGGCGAAGTGGGCTCCGAAGCCAGTCCTAGCGACAACCTACTCCTTCCCAACGATGGAACCCGTCCAATTCGTCGAATACCCCCGAGATCACCTCCAGATGCCTCTACGAAAAGACATCCTACATCGCGCAGTTGTATATGAAGGTGACATGACCCGACAAGGTTCTGCAAGCACCAAATGGAGAGGCGATGTGCACGGAAGCAATCGGAAGCTTTTCGCGCAGAAGGGAACTGGACGGGCGCGTGCTGGTGACAAGAAATCGCCAATCCGAcggggtggtggtgtcgcTTTTGGACCGCACCCGCGTGACTTTTCGTCTTCGCTTCCGCAGAAGATTTACGACCAGGCCTGGCGAATTGCACTTAGCTACCGGTACAGGCGAGGgcagctcatcatcatcgacaaTGAGATTGGAGTACCAGAAGACGCTACGCCGCACTTGATCAAGGAGATCTTCAAGGTCAACCGCTGGGGAAGGGAGTTTGGCCGGTCAACTTTGATCACAGATAAGGTACACGAGCAACTATTCGAAACGGTGGGCGAAGTCAACGCTCATGCGAAGATCCTGGACCGTGAAGATGTGGACGTGAAGGATTTGCTGGAGACTGGACGATTGATCGTGGAGAAAACGGCTTTGGATCGCATTCTGTACCATCACTCGCGGGATCTGAGGAGCCAGCCAGCGAAGGCTACGTATTAATCGAGATATAGCGTTGGGTGCTTGGGATACTTTCATTTTACTGGTCAATTCGACTGGATGTACAAATAGATATTTTCAGTATTGTATGAATGTTTTGAGTTCTTTGCATATTCTACCGGGTTGCTACATCAAGCACATGCACTGTATGAAGAACTGGCATGAACTGTATTCTGTAACAAACAGCCCGTTTTAAGGCTGCTTAACTACAGAAATTcctattttataattaagagCTTCAAAATAAACATCACAAATAGTAATGTTTATGTAACAGTTCTTAGCAACATAGCGGTCCCTCGGCCATCTTCGCTTTCAGTCGGCGGCGGAAATCCGCAGGCAAAAAACTTCCGAGGTCGAAAATCCTCCAACTTGCGGAGTTCGAACCGATCATCTTTTCGTCACGACCCCATCTATCCGACTTAATATCTTCGCTCCCTCGGTTCAtcccctccttcttttcctctctcttcatcctcccagaCTGTGGGTCTGCCTCATGTTACTCCGACACAGCCTCCCCCGGACCTCAACGCCGACGAGCTGGTTCTCGCGGATATCCCCAGCAAGCACCATGCCCCTTCGCGCCAAGGTGACCAACCCAGCTTTCACGGCGACGTCCAAGGTATTCGATATCTATAACAATATCCCTGCGTGATGAGCTAACGAATTGCTGCTTAGATGTCGACCGACTCAAGTGCAAAGACCCCTACACAGCCcgcggaagaggacgatgtcCTTTTCAATTCTCTATACGGAGTGCGACTGGTGGAGCTCAACAGGCCAAAGAAGCTCAACTCGTTGAACGGCTCGATGGTTAACAAGATTCTTCCTCGGCTCAAGGTTAGAAATCCGGATTGATGACATTTTATGAGCTCGGTTGCTAAGCATGAAATGTGTCGATATAGGAATGGGAAAAATCTCAACTCGCCAATATCGTGATGCTCTCGGGAGCTGGCTCAAAGGCCCTATGTGCCGGCGGCGACGTTGCTGCTCTTGCGCTACAAAACGAGTCAGGCCCCAAAGGACAACAGGCGTCCGCcgacttcttccagctcgaATACAAGCTCGACCACGTCGTCGCAAACTACTCAAAACCTTTTATCTCTGTTATGGACGGCATCACAATGGGCGGAGGAGTCGGACTTAGTGTTCATGCGCCGTTCCGTATCGCTACCGAGCGCACCCTTTTCGCCATGCCCGAAACGACCATTGGTTTCTTCCCTGACGTGGGCGGCTCATTtttcctccctcgccttGATGGTGAGGTTGGCACATACTTGGCATTGACATCGGCGCGTCTGAGCGGTGTTCAGGCGCTGTACGCCGGCGTTGCCACACACTACCTCCACTCCAGTGTTTTGGGCAACCTGACGACTCGCCTATCAGAGCTAACCTTCAACGACCACGATACTCACAATGAGCGTTTGCGCCTCGTCAACAGCACAATGGCCGAATTCTCGACCGGTCTTCCTTCCATTCAGGAGGAGCCAATTCAGCTGGCTGGCGATGTGCGCCGCGCCATTGACCGATGCTTTGGCCATGACACAGTGGAAGAAATCATGCTGGCACTGGAACAGGAGACAGAGTGCAAGAAGTGGGCTAAGGAGACGCTAGAGACCATCTCATCTCGGTCGCCTACATCACTCAAGGTGACTCTGCGCCAGATGCGTCTAGGCAAGGAGTGGTCCATCTCTGAGACGTTCCAGCGTGAGGCTCACGTTTCTGCTCAGTTCATGCGCCACCCCGACTTCGTCGAGGGCGTCAAGGCGCGTCTGATGTCGAAGCCTCCTCGTCAAGCTGCTTGGAAACCTGCAACTCTGGCCGAGGTCAACCAGGATCAAGTCGacgccttcttcaacattcCGGAGGGCGAGCAGCGTATGGAGCTCCTGAGCAATGGTGACTACAAATCCTACCCACACTTGATCTACGGACTGCCTACGGAGAATGCGATCAAGCAACACGTGCAGGACAACCCGAGCACAAGGGGTAATATCATCGAGCACTTTGTGAAGACCTGGAAAAACAAGGAGGGCGTCAAGGAGAAGGTTGGCGAGGTTCTGTCGCGACAGACCGTTAAGACTGACCAGGGCCTGCGGTGGAGAGACGACAGTGCGTAAGATGACTAGTAGTAGAATATGGCGTCTTTTTTGCCTGTAGACTGCTTGTATGTATATTTAcactattttatttatttcaaGGTTTTAAGAAGTTCCGGTATATTCTTCTGCTGTAGACTTGAGTGACAGCAGAAAATAATCCGCTCCCCGCATTCTTCGAGCCGAGTGGTCTGACTTTCCCTCAAGGTTGCTCTGGCGACTCCGACTTCGCCCTCCTGTCCATATAACTCATAAATTCAACATTCGATATGCTGATACCCAATTTCTACGCTCGTTAATTGATCGCGCTCTCCTATATTATGGAATCCGAGCCGTTGATTTCCAACGGGGCTGCGACCTCTTCGCGTTCTCTCGCCAGTAACCGAGTCCTGCTCCGGCTCTACGCATCCCACTTCCTGTCGACATGGAACTCGCGCATGTTTGAGTTTGGGGCTGTCGTGTTCCTTGCATCGATATTCCCAGGTACCTTGCTTTACGCCTCAGTCTATGCACTGGTACGCTCTCTCTTCGCCGTTATTTTGTCGTCATGGCTCGGGGCAACGGTGGATCGATTAAACCGGCTGTCTGCTATCAGACATTCTATCAGTGCGTATTCATAGAACGTAATATTTGAGAGGTATGTCGCTGACCTAGAGCCAGTATGGCAACGTATCCCCGTGGCGGTATCTTGTGTCTGCTTGGGGGTTCTCTTGACGTCGCCACCCGCGCACTTCTCATGGATACTGTTCACCACATTAGTTCTGCTTGCGGGTGTTGAAAAATTAGCTGCGACGGCTAACACGGTTGCTGTGGAGAGGGATTGGGTGCGTTGGTCTTCAAATACTCAGAGCGCCGGAGCTAACATATACCAGGCCGTGGTGATATCGGACGCGCTGCTCGTGTCGCGGAAAGGTACTACACACTTTAACCTGATTTCTAAGGAAATGGCTCACATGGCCTTATAGATCTAAATGCGACCATGAGACGGATCGATCTGTTTTGTAAGCTTGTCGCCCCCGTGGTGGTCTCTTTCATGGATGGCTTGCTATCCACCAGGATTGCGATCTGGGTGGTCTTGGGAATCAATGTGGCGGTCGTTCTAGTCGAGTATTTTGCAATTGCACAGGTAAGCCATTTGTCCTCTGATTCACGGGTTATTCTTAAAAGAGCAGGTATACTATTCAGTTCCCGAGCTAGATCGAAGCTTGGAAAGgcaagacgacgaagatCGCTCCCAAGAGCACGCAGAAGAACGCTCTCTCCTCAGGCGCATCTCGCAATATGCCCAGGGAACCATTGAACCGTGGCGGGAATATGTGCGACAACCGGTGTTTTTAGCCTCTTTCGCCCTGAGTCTCCTCTACCTCACTGTATTATCGTTCGGCCCGACCATGGTAACCTTCTTGCTCCATTCCGGATTCAGCTCCCTACAAGTCAGTGGTATGAGAATCGGCGCAGTCCTAGCGGAGATATCGGGGACCTGGGTTGCTCCATTCCTCATGGACCGGATTGGGCCTATCCGCTCGGGACTGTGGTTCCTTAACTGGCAGTTCTGCACACTGGCGGCGGCAGTGGCTGCTTTTGCTTTCGCGAGCGACTCTCCCCAACTAGTCGCGGTGAGTCTTATAGTTGGTGTCGCTCTGAGCAGGCTAGGCCTCTGGGGGTTTGATTTATCGGTGCAGTTTCTCGTCCAGGAGGTATGTAACAGCCAAGAAAAACTGGCTTTCTACTGCAGCTGTCTGACTGAATGCAGAACATCGACTCTGGTA encodes:
- the GLO2 gene encoding cytoplasmic glyoxalase II (COG:T;~EggNog:ENOG410PJ9Y;~InterPro:IPR036866,IPR035680,IPR032282,IPR001279;~PFAM:PF16123,PF00753), coding for MSFTRATRPFHKVLVRSINPSLPRPPSRAMHIQSLPMWTGKGNNYAYLVTDEPTKQSVIIDPANPPEVVPELEAQTKAGKINLTAIVNTHHHWDHSGGNNEVLKTFKVPIIGGKECQSVTRTPANGEVFKIGDRISVTALYTPCHTQDSICYFVQDGNDKAVFTGDTLFIGGCGRFFEGTAPEMHKALNETLAALPDDTRVYPGHEYTKGNVKFCLAVSQSEPIKKLQAFADANKQTQGKFTIGDEKLHNVFMRVTDPEIQKKTGKTNPVDVMAALREMKNAM
- a CDS encoding putative mitochondrial inner membrane protease subunit 1 (COG:O;~EggNog:ENOG410PKYK;~InterPro:IPR036286,IPR019758,IPR019533,IPR000223;~MEROPS:MER0000597;~TransMembrane:1 (o20-39i);~go_component: GO:0016020 - membrane [Evidence IEA];~go_component: GO:0016021 - integral component of membrane [Evidence IEA];~go_function: GO:0004252 - serine-type endopeptidase activity [Evidence IEA];~go_function: GO:0008236 - serine-type peptidase activity [Evidence IEA];~go_process: GO:0006508 - proteolysis [Evidence IEA]), whose translation is MESVLRHLLRTTTPRSILRLTYYTAGIGTTAALFWENVMMFQLSEGPSMYPTFSPRGDYLLVSKMHKYGRAIEVGDVVRFYHPSFLGVNGAKRVIGLPGDFVCRDEALSTGVGGNGEMIRVPEGHVYVGGDNLPWSRDSRNYGPLPMGLINGKVIARIWPLSKIQWVENSLKPAQEAME
- a CDS encoding mitochondrial 54S ribosomal protein mL38 (BUSCO:EOG09262U7S;~COG:J;~EggNog:ENOG410PMCR;~InterPro:IPR036610,IPR008914,IPR035810;~PFAM:PF01161), with the protein product MAHCERASRPLIQCLQRSSMRGLSGLQLQTTRAFQTTVVAQEEAQTEAASQPFYKSPDPSLVSSPRLERRLMRQGILPVGSRRRRAALQGASSVPIEQLPYQCFQEARKVLLSDREQKLEEITATSEKIAKIQALPAEERAKNSTHSRIRALEIHLEKLKVLADINDPLVKKKFEDGQGDMSKPIYRYLADQKWREYRRKIIIQRITQMKVIPDVLPHCDPAVDTKLYFNRKAVQPGEFVNSLVSTSAPKLDVQVFDGEEKLVTIAVVDSDVPNVEEDSFDYKMHYLAVNIPISAINTKVDLSQLSTESQLVMPWLPPVAQKGSPYHRLSLFILEQKNNKPLDFAAVKAKETSRDNTLLRTLQARYHLKPIGAHLFRTLWDEDTAEVMKQIGFPEAEMELRRKRSEALPYKRRNPSTFR
- the YML6 gene encoding mitochondrial 54S ribosomal protein uL4m (BUSCO:EOG09264NNY;~COG:J;~EggNog:ENOG410PNBG;~InterPro:IPR002136,IPR013005,IPR023574;~PFAM:PF00573;~go_component: GO:0005840 - ribosome [Evidence IEA];~go_function: GO:0003735 - structural constituent of ribosome [Evidence IEA];~go_process: GO:0006412 - translation [Evidence IEA]), whose protein sequence is MAGNNVFSTFKWLSRSSRGLLSGAEATTQRCLSRSMATESPAASSEYLSREALQAKWAPKPVLATTYSFPTMEPVQFVEYPRDHLQMPLRKDILHRAVVYEGDMTRQGSASTKWRGDVHGSNRKLFAQKGTGRARAGDKKSPIRRGGGVAFGPHPRDFSSSLPQKIYDQAWRIALSYRYRRGQLIIIDNEIGVPEDATPHLIKEIFKVNRWGREFGRSTLITDKVHEQLFETVGEVNAHAKILDREDVDVKDLLETGRLIVEKTALDRILYHHSRDLRSQPAKATY
- a CDS encoding mitochondrial 37S ribosomal protein mS47 (BUSCO:EOG0926213Q;~COG:I;~EggNog:ENOG410PFPY;~InterPro:IPR029045,IPR032259,IPR018376;~PFAM:PF16113,PF00378;~go_function: GO:0003824 - catalytic activity [Evidence IEA];~go_function: GO:0003860 - 3-hydroxyisobutyryl-CoA hydrolase activity [Evidence IEA]); its protein translation is MPLRAKVTNPAFTATSKMSTDSSAKTPTQPAEEDDVLFNSLYGVRLVELNRPKKLNSLNGSMVNKILPRLKEWEKSQLANIVMLSGAGSKALCAGGDVAALALQNESGPKGQQASADFFQLEYKLDHVVANYSKPFISVMDGITMGGGVGLSVHAPFRIATERTLFAMPETTIGFFPDVGGSFFLPRLDGEVGTYLALTSARLSGVQALYAGVATHYLHSSVLGNLTTRLSELTFNDHDTHNERLRLVNSTMAEFSTGLPSIQEEPIQLAGDVRRAIDRCFGHDTVEEIMLALEQETECKKWAKETLETISSRSPTSLKVTLRQMRLGKEWSISETFQREAHVSAQFMRHPDFVEGVKARLMSKPPRQAAWKPATLAEVNQDQVDAFFNIPEGEQRMELLSNGDYKSYPHLIYGLPTENAIKQHVQDNPSTRGNIIEHFVKTWKNKEGVKEKVGEVLSRQTVKTDQGLRWRDDSA
- a CDS encoding putative iron-regulated transporter (COG:P;~EggNog:ENOG410PFX2;~InterPro:IPR009716,IPR036259;~PFAM:PF06963;~TransMembrane:12 (i40-59o65-82i94-113o119-138i172-191o197-222i270-296o308-327i339-357o363-386i407-424o430-452i);~go_component: GO:0016021 - integral component of membrane [Evidence IEA];~go_function: GO:0005381 - iron ion transmembrane transporter activity [Evidence IEA];~go_process: GO:0034755 - iron ion transmembrane transport [Evidence IEA]), with the protein product MESEPLISNGAATSSRSLASNRVLLRLYASHFLSTWNSRMFEFGAVVFLASIFPGTLLYASVYALVRSLFAVILSSWLGATVDRLNRLSAIRHSIIWQRIPVAVSCVCLGVLLTSPPAHFSWILFTTLVLLAGVEKLAATANTVAVERDWAVVISDALLVSRKDLNATMRRIDLFCKLVAPVVVSFMDGLLSTRIAIWVVLGINVAVVLVEYFAIAQVYYSVPELDRSLERQDDEDRSQEHAEERSLLRRISQYAQGTIEPWREYVRQPVFLASFALSLLYLTVLSFGPTMVTFLLHSGFSSLQVSGMRIGAVLAEISGTWVAPFLMDRIGPIRSGLWFLNWQFCTLAAAVAAFAFASDSPQLVAVSLIVGVALSRLGLWGFDLSVQFLVQENIDSGKRARFSATEMALQSMFEMISFATTIVFEDPDQFKYPVYISYGAIGVAAVCFAAYVRRERGHLIHTSKCMGDSRL